aaatatatcttattaattcaattatagACCTCTTTTTCCGagtaattttaatagatttttaaagtaattttttaatagtctGTATTGCGATCAAGAACAAAATGTCGAGTAGTGTCATTAGGCAAAACGTGCTTAATACAATATAACACGATGCCATTCATGATAAATCGCGAAAAGTTGTATTTTCTTGCGCGAAACTCGTGCAAGTGACTAAGTAGGCCTTCGTCGAATTATAAGACGTACACATTGAAAATCCATGACAAGATGAGTAAATAGATGGGCGGCAGAAAGGGGCGAGAAGGAGAGTCGCCGAACCTGTGCGCTGAACTGGCTGATTGACCTGCGGCTAAAGACACGAATGGTCCGTTATGCCCTAAGGTCACGCGTGACGCAATCGACCGCTGTAACGTATATAGTTCCATACACATTGACTCGCGATGCTCCTATTCCATCGCGGGCTCCCTACCTCGCAACCCCCTTATCCCCACCATCTCGATCGAATCCTCGAACTCCACATTCGTTGAATACTTCGAACAGGTTTGTCGCCGCTGGTGACTCGCTATCCTTCGTACCGTGTTGCCCTCACTGTCGCGCCACCGGAAATAACTCTTTCGACGATCGCTCCATTTGTCCGATCGGATAATCGAACGATCGAGTCCGTATCGCATTTCTCGGCACAACGCGATTTTGTCGAGTTTGACATACTTTGATTTTTCATTGAACGCGAGAAAAATGGATACAGTTATATAACcgttttttttagataaataatttaggtaaaaattattttctgataaaCGATATTCATTTATATACTTCAGAGCGTTCAAtgctaaaaagaaaatttgcaaATGAGGTCTTGGTATGGTAATATAGCCTCGTTAGATACGTTGAATCGAGggtgatataaataattaatgatttggAAAGAAACAATGATTCGTAGTCAATCGTGGCCAATCAAAAGTACGTGACTAGATTCATAAGAATTTGACGAATTCCTGTATTGCGATAACACCGTTTATAACATagatttaaattaatcataGATTAAATCAACttttgttcttttaataaagaattagattttaattttaataaaaaataagattttaattttactctttaaagaatatttttttaaaagctagaaagaattacatatatttattactacGTTCAATTATTGGTATTTTTACAGCTGGCTCGAGCCGAAGAAGTTGAAGTTGTGGAAGCGATTTCGGGAGAAGATAATCGAAACGAAAATTCAGCTCTAAATCGTCaggataatgaaataattaattctgaTCAATTAGCATTGGATTCCATAGTGGATAAGGATTCGGGAGGAAACCATTACAAATCGGGTGGCCTTCGAGGTCATCCTCTGCTACCACCAGGTCGAGGTGCGTTAAGTTTGCCGCGCCCGCATCATAACGTCGCCTATCATGGCCCACCACCGCCGTTACCGCCTTCTAAAGCGCAATCAGAAGCTCTGGATAAGATTTATACTACTGGTGGTGGTGTTAGCACAGCGGTTGGCGTCGAACCTTGGCCAGCGCCAACGCCTGATATGCCAAAGATAGTATCATTGGACGTGAAATGCGAAAAAAGTTTAATGAAGGTTTATTTAGGATTTGATAAGCCCTTCTACGGTATAGTCTTTAGTAAAGGTCACTACAGCAATAATAATTGCATACATCTACCTGCGGGACTTGGTCGCACGTCTGTTAACTTCGAAATCAGTATACATGCTTGCGGTACGGCAGGAAATACGGAAAATGGATTGTACGGTTACGGCGCAGAGTCCGGATCCGGGACTTTCTTCGAAAATATCATAGTAGTGCAGTATGATTCTCAGGTACAAGAGGTCTGGGATCAAGCGCGTAAACTTCGCTGCACTTGGCACGATCTATATGAGAAATCGGTTACTTTCCGTCCATTTCCCGTGGACATGCTGGATGTGGTCCGTGCGGATTTTGCCGGTGATAACGTCGGATGCTGGATGCAGATACAGGTTGGTAAGGGACCGTGGGCTTCTGAGGTTTCGGGATTGGTCAAGATTGGTCAGACTATGACGATGGTACTCGCGATCAAGGATGACGACTCCAAGTTTGACATGCTCGTGAGAAATTGTATGGCCCACGATGGCAAACGCGCACCGATACAACTAGTGGATCAGCGAGGCTGCATTACACGGCCGAAATTAATGTCCAGATtcacgaaaataaaaaattttggtgcTTCGGCGTCAGTATTGTCATACGCCCATTTCCAAGCTTTCAAGT
The Solenopsis invicta isolate M01_SB chromosome 16, UNIL_Sinv_3.0, whole genome shotgun sequence genome window above contains:
- the LOC105205354 gene encoding uncharacterized protein LOC105205354, producing the protein MIQVIFHRGYQRSMQLHICILACLLMKGLARAEEVEVVEAISGEDNRNENSALNRQDNEIINSDQLALDSIVDKDSGGNHYKSGGLRGHPLLPPGRGALSLPRPHHNVAYHGPPPPLPPSKAQSEALDKIYTTGGGVSTAVGVEPWPAPTPDMPKIVSLDVKCEKSLMKVYLGFDKPFYGIVFSKGHYSNNNCIHLPAGLGRTSVNFEISIHACGTAGNTENGLYGYGAESGSGTFFENIIVVQYDSQVQEVWDQARKLRCTWHDLYEKSVTFRPFPVDMLDVVRADFAGDNVGCWMQIQVGKGPWASEVSGLVKIGQTMTMVLAIKDDDSKFDMLVRNCMAHDGKRAPIQLVDQRGCITRPKLMSRFTKIKNFGASASVLSYAHFQAFKFPDSMEVHFQCTIQICRYQCPEQCSESSPLLESQGLLENHHHHSPTNGHPDVGYGLPPPIPLPLEAYLQAAAGRPRDERRRKSREIVYNPQKAVGVKRIIRVVSTGDLTFSIDESNNGELNGPTMVFPQNHENTSNSTMICMTTPGFAITLIVLLAVLLFSCILSIYLFMRLRPFSARAQKSTTFCNVEQNGGTKKPLKMCFFS